The Pyrenophora tritici-repentis strain M4 chromosome 10, whole genome shotgun sequence genome contains a region encoding:
- a CDS encoding ProP, Permease major facilitator superfamily, with protein sequence MTSISLDTVRPAGTNPDLAETQQSEEQPATKHIQGWALASLTIAFMSICFVLAIDNTILATAIPQITSDFQSLNDIGWYGSSYLIAQMALLPTCGRLYAFFNIKWVYCLSLAIFEIGSVISAVAPNSMALIIGRSVSGLGAAGLVSGTTTILSYCVSLKTQAMISPMVLGVYNIGSAIGPLLGGSITDNKALSWRFIFWINLPFGSVGLVLVWFTLKKPPPAVKGGIPWIQKLHQLDFPGAILLLGATSCLNLALQWGGVVYPWSNAKVFGCLIGFGLLLITFVSLQYRDKESSTIPLRIFRSRTVSASCGFMMLVQVAIVLHSYYWPIYFQSVRNTSARDSGISLLPLIVSNSLGTLCAGTMVSRYGHYVPFMWTGPLILAAGGGLYQMIRADSPRGHWIGFQILSGLGYGICSQMPILAVQVVLSKSDIPTGLVMVMFFQMLGGALAPSVGQNLFTDALLRNLRKIQGIDGTVVVAAGARGFREIVPPELLNAVVDSFNSALRHVFWVALAAPALAWVLSWVMEWRQLNNSKKQAVQTPT encoded by the exons ATGACAAGCATTTCATTAGACACTGTCCGACCTGCTGGGACAAATCCAGATCTGGCTGAGACCCAGCAGAGTGAAGAGCAGCCTGCAACTAAACACATTCAAGGATGGGCCCTCGCATCTTTGACTATAGCTTTCATGTCCATCTGCTTTGTGTTGGCAATCGACAATACCATTCTTG CGACCGCGATACCCCAGATCACCAGCGACTTCCAAAGCCTTAATGACATCGGCTGGTATGGCTCTTCCTACTTGATCGCGCAGATGGCGCTACTCCCTACTTGCGGCCGTCTCTACGCATTCTTCAACATAAAGTGGGTGTATTGCCTCTCGCTGGCTATCTTTGAGATCGGCTCCGTCATCTCGGCAGTCGCCCCGAATTCTATGGCGCTTATTATAGGGAGATCAGTCTCTGGCCTCGGTGCTGCTGGCCTGGTGAGCGGAACAACAACCATTCTATCGTATTGCGTGTCTTTGAAAACTCAGGCGATGATATCGCCCATGGTCTTGGGCGTGTACAACATTGGGTCGGCCATCGGACCACTGTTGGGTGGTTCGATAACCGATAACAAGGCGCTTAGCTGGAGGTTCATATTCTGGATCAATCTCC CTTTTGGATCTGTTGGGCTGGTTCTTGTCTGGTTCACCTTGAAGAAACCTCCACCCGCAGTAAAAGGTGGAATACCATGGATTCAGAAGCTACATCAACTTGACTTTCCTGGGGCTATTCTGTTACTCGGTGCAACTTCGTGTCTAAACTTGGCATTACAATGGGGCGGTGTAGTCTATCCATGGTCCAATGCGAAGGTTTTCGGGTGCCTGATCGGATTCGGTTTACTATTGATTACCTTCGTATCATTACAGTACCGAGACAAAGAAAG CTCAACTATCCCGCTTCGTATCTTCCGAAGTCGTACAGTATCTGCATCTTGCGGCTTCATGATGCTTGTCCAGGTTGCTATAGTACTCCACTCGTACTATTGGCCCATATACTTCCAGTCGGTCAGAAATACCAGTGCTAGAGATTCAGGGATCAGCTTACTCCCATTGATCGTGTCAAACAGCCTCGGCACGCTCTGCGCTGGCACTATGGTGTCGAGATATGGGCACTATGTGCCATTCATGTGGACCGGACCCCTCATCTTGGCTGCTGGAGGGGGTCTATATCAAATGATACGTGCCGATAGTCCGCGTGGACACTGGATAGGGTTCCAAATCCTGTCCGGGCTTGGCTATGGTATCTGTAGCCAAATGCCAATCCTGGCTGTGCAAGTTGTCCTCAGCAAGTCAGATATACCAACAGGCCTTGTCATGGTCATGTTCTTCCAAATGCTCGGAGGTGCCTTGGCTCCCAGTGTCGGGCAGAACCTCTTCACTGATGCACTCCTGCGAAACCTCAGAAAGATACAGGGAATAGATGGTACAGTCGTAGTAGCGGCTGGAGCAAGAGGATTTAGGGAAATCGTTCCCCCAGAACTTTTAAATGCTGTCGTTGACTCATTCAACTCAGCATTGAGACATGTTTTCTGGGTAGCCCTTGCCGCTCCAGCTCTTGCGTGGGTATTAAGCTGGGTAATGGAGTGGCGACAGCTAAATAACTCTAAGAAGCAGGCCGTCCAAACCCCAACTTAA
- a CDS encoding Gst, Glutathione S-transferase, whose product MGKDHPDAELHPEATGLAAATVKAHSTECSLKLYSGWFCPFVQRVWIALEEKGIQYQYIEVNPYHKPQSLLDLNPRGLVPTLQFENKPLYESTVLCEFLEEAFPKHTPHLMPQDAYERARSRIWMDYVGSRVIPAYHRFLQHQGDGLEEKQKELLNHLKEFTREMDAEGPFFSGQDFGLIDIVIAPWANRLWVFDHFKGGSGIPEEGKGGDDEEVWKRFKKWLSAVESRKSVKETLSERQHYLPIYQRYAEDRAQSEAAKAIRAGRGIP is encoded by the exons ATGGGTAAAGACCATCCCGATGCAGAGCTACATCCCGAGGCCACGGGCTTAGCTGCAGCGACGGTCAAG GCCCACTCTACAGAGTGTTCGCTTAAGTTGTACTCTGGCTGGTTTTGCCCCTTTGTGCAGCGAGTCTGGATTGCCCTCGAGGAGAAAGGCATCCAGTACCAGTACATTGAAGTCAATCCTTATCACAAACCACAGTCTCTGTTGGATCTCAATCCGCGCGGTCTTGTTCCAACTCTGCAATTCGAGAACAAGCCCTTGTACGAGAGCACCGTCCTTTGCGAGTTTCTGGAAGAGGCATTTCCTAAACATACACCCCATCTGATGCCCCAAGACGCATACGAACGGGCCAGAAGCAGGATTTGGATGGATTATGTCGGTAGTAGGGTCATCCCAGCGTACCATCGCTTCCTACAACATCAAGGCGACGGTCTGGAAGagaagcagaaggagctCCTGAACCACCTCAAAGAGTTCACACGCGAGATGGATGCCGAAGGCCCTTTCTTCTCCGGTCAAGACTTTGGGCTCATTGACATTGTCATTGCGCCCTGGGCGAATAGGCTTTGGGTTTTCGATCACTTCAAAGGCGGCTCGGGCATTCCCGAGGAAGGAAAGggtggtgatgatgaagaggTGTGGAAGAGGTTCAAAAAGTGGCTGTCTGCTGTCGAGAGCAGAAAGAGTGTCAAGGAGACGCTGAGTGAGAGACAGCATTACCTGCCTATCTACCAGAGGTATGCAGAGGATCGGGCGCAGTCAGAGGCGGCCAAAGCTATCAGGGCTGGCAGAGGCATCCCCTAA